In Leptolyngbyaceae cyanobacterium, a single genomic region encodes these proteins:
- a CDS encoding phytanoyl-CoA dioxygenase family protein — translation MSNYLANNPPTRSQLNEWIDYFHTNGFLVIPNVLTPEQCEHLRNDLDEALKKVEGKDYRKSKKIIKRMFEKSKHNLELFDLEPIVTFAEQLIGGANGPGYSINDGIPNANTIHVIHNNSFKIPPETDGLAKNAWHQDDTPHVLSLDGKPLTNIRLNVLAFTVNYYLTDVLSPENGPTQVIPGSHLFGKLCDGDISGYEDSIYSCLGGMGTAVCFNNQVWHRGSRNSSGITRYITQITYAKRLVGHKYDPFMNYQMPSHCYEGANPRLKQLLGFLPNGAYN, via the coding sequence ATGTCTAACTACTTAGCAAATAATCCACCAACTCGATCGCAATTAAACGAATGGATTGACTATTTCCACACCAACGGATTCCTAGTCATACCCAATGTATTGACACCCGAACAATGCGAACATCTCCGCAATGATTTAGATGAAGCTTTAAAAAAGGTTGAAGGTAAGGATTATCGAAAATCTAAGAAGATTATAAAGCGAATGTTCGAGAAGTCAAAGCACAATCTCGAATTGTTTGACTTAGAGCCAATAGTCACATTCGCAGAACAACTCATCGGGGGAGCGAATGGCCCTGGCTACTCCATAAATGATGGCATTCCCAACGCCAATACTATTCATGTTATTCACAACAACTCCTTTAAAATTCCTCCCGAAACCGATGGGTTAGCAAAAAATGCGTGGCATCAAGATGATACGCCGCACGTCCTTTCTCTGGATGGAAAACCTCTCACTAATATTCGTCTGAACGTGCTGGCATTCACCGTAAATTATTATCTCACAGATGTACTTTCGCCTGAAAATGGCCCGACGCAAGTAATTCCAGGTTCGCATCTGTTTGGTAAGCTTTGCGATGGTGATATTTCTGGCTATGAAGACTCGATTTATAGCTGCTTGGGGGGAATGGGTACGGCGGTTTGTTTTAACAATCAAGTTTGGCATCGAGGTTCTAGGAATTCTTCTGGAATTACGCGCTACATTACACAAATTACCTACGCGAAGCGACTTGTCGGGCATAAGTACGACCCGTTTATGAATTATCAAATGCCCAGCCATTGTTATGAAGGAGCGAATCCGAGATTGAAGCAACTTTTAGGCTTTTTACCGAATGGTGCTTACAATTAA